The Acidianus manzaensis genome has a window encoding:
- a CDS encoding putative integrase — protein MNTNIIIREVKSRYYVYLSRASSTDGKKRYVNSLDDIIKSYLKMKYNSLRYGVPPKVG, from the coding sequence ATGAACACTAATATAATCATACGTGAAGTTAAAAGTCGGTATTATGTCTATTTATCGAGAGCGTCGAGTACTGACGGAAAGAAGCGTTACGTCAACTCTTTAGATGACATAATAAAATCATATCTTAAAATGAAATATAATAGTTTAAGATATGGAGTACCTCCCAAAGTAGGCTAA
- a CDS encoding FKBP-type peptidyl-prolyl cis-trans isomerase — protein sequence MFKDNDFLYIDYTSKIKDTGEVIDTTNEEEAKKANIYNPEKKYKPLLVILGEHRVIQGLEEALYNFNENEEKDFEVPPEKAYGERDPSKVKIVSLGELKRQGVNPYPNMLIRLQDGNYATVKSVSGGRVILDLNHPYAGKTILYHVKVVKVVKDDVEKLKSLLDRWFGENNKIGLELSEDKKSVKISIPKEYFLLEDLQTRKYILAKDILTYVLPESAVTYTETYNKETFKG from the coding sequence ATGTTTAAGGATAATGATTTTCTCTATATAGACTATACTAGTAAAATAAAAGATACAGGTGAAGTAATAGATACAACAAATGAAGAGGAAGCTAAGAAAGCTAATATTTATAATCCTGAAAAGAAATATAAGCCTTTGTTAGTTATTTTAGGAGAACATAGAGTAATACAAGGATTGGAAGAGGCTTTATATAATTTCAATGAGAATGAAGAAAAGGATTTTGAGGTACCACCAGAAAAGGCATACGGTGAACGTGATCCTTCTAAAGTAAAAATAGTCTCTCTGGGAGAATTAAAAAGACAAGGCGTAAATCCGTATCCTAATATGTTAATAAGACTGCAAGATGGAAATTATGCTACAGTAAAAAGCGTGAGTGGTGGTAGAGTTATTTTGGACTTAAATCACCCTTATGCTGGTAAAACTATTCTATATCACGTAAAGGTAGTAAAGGTAGTAAAAGATGATGTTGAGAAACTAAAATCTTTATTGGATAGGTGGTTTGGGGAGAATAATAAAATAGGTCTAGAATTATCAGAAGATAAGAAATCTGTAAAGATAAGCATTCCTAAGGAATACTTCTTACTAGAGGATTTGCAGACTAGGAAATATATCTTAGCTAAAGATATTTTGACTTATGTATTACCAGAAAGTGCAGTAACGTATACTGAAACATATAATAAAGAAACTTTTAAGGGATAA
- the ahcY gene encoding adenosylhomocysteinase — translation MDYNIKDIGLAEQGKKQIEWAEMHMPALINVRQELSQRKSLKGIRISAVLHVTKETAALVRTLKEAGAEIALAGSNPLSTQDDVAAALVKYDGIKVFAWKGENDTEYYNNMTEILKYEPNIIMDDGGDLHALIHEKYSNLNIIGGTEETTTGVIRLKAMEENKVIKYPVIAVNNAFTKYLFDNRIGTGQSAIDGIIRSTNILIAGKVAVVVGYGWVGRGIALRMRGMGARVIVVEASPLRALEAVMDGFDVMPMSKAAELGEIFVTATGNINVISKEHIQKMKNGAVLANAGHFNVEIDVKGLKEIAKSVRNIRPFLDEYTLPNGNKVYLLADGRLVNLAAAEGHPSEVMDLSFSNQALSVEYLINNQGKLEKKVYNVPQEIDEKVAFLKLKGMGIEIETMTEEQKDYMKQWKYGT, via the coding sequence ATGGACTATAATATTAAAGATATAGGACTAGCTGAACAAGGCAAAAAACAAATTGAATGGGCAGAAATGCACATGCCAGCCCTAATTAACGTCAGACAAGAATTATCACAAAGAAAAAGCCTAAAAGGAATTAGAATCTCAGCAGTACTTCACGTAACTAAAGAAACTGCAGCATTAGTCAGAACATTAAAAGAAGCAGGAGCAGAAATAGCATTAGCAGGAAGTAATCCATTATCCACTCAAGACGACGTAGCTGCTGCACTAGTAAAATACGATGGAATAAAAGTATTCGCGTGGAAAGGAGAAAATGATACAGAATATTATAATAATATGACTGAAATACTAAAATATGAACCTAATATAATAATGGATGATGGTGGAGATCTACATGCGCTTATTCATGAAAAATACTCTAATTTAAATATCATAGGAGGAACAGAAGAAACCACAACAGGAGTCATAAGACTAAAAGCAATGGAAGAAAATAAAGTAATAAAATATCCCGTTATAGCGGTAAACAATGCATTCACTAAATATCTTTTCGATAACAGAATTGGAACCGGACAAAGTGCAATAGACGGTATAATAAGATCTACAAACATATTAATAGCTGGTAAAGTAGCAGTAGTAGTAGGTTATGGATGGGTAGGAAGAGGAATAGCACTTAGAATGAGAGGAATGGGAGCCAGAGTAATTGTCGTAGAAGCAAGCCCATTAAGAGCATTAGAAGCAGTAATGGATGGATTCGACGTAATGCCAATGTCAAAAGCTGCAGAATTAGGAGAAATATTTGTAACAGCAACAGGTAATATAAACGTAATAAGCAAAGAACATATTCAAAAAATGAAAAATGGAGCAGTGCTAGCTAACGCAGGGCACTTTAATGTAGAAATAGACGTTAAAGGACTAAAAGAAATAGCAAAATCTGTAAGAAATATAAGACCATTCTTAGACGAATATACTCTACCTAATGGAAACAAAGTATATCTATTAGCGGATGGAAGACTAGTAAATTTAGCAGCTGCTGAAGGACATCCTAGCGAAGTCATGGATTTAAGCTTCTCAAATCAAGCATTATCAGTAGAATACTTAATTAATAATCAAGGAAAATTAGAGAAAAAAGTTTACAATGTCCCACAAGAAATAGATGAAAAAGTAGCATTTCTGAAATTAAAAGGAATGGGAATAGAAATAGAAACAATGACAGAAGAGCAGAAAGACTACATGAAACAATGGAAATATGGTACGTGA
- a CDS encoding NAD(P)-dependent glycerol-1-phosphate dehydrogenase, producing the protein MEINTHVIDLPERIYIGNGIISKVPEYFDQICLKEPYLIVTGKHVRKIIVDKITKEFKDYDIIEVEDANLDEANKVEELAKKLKSNVIIGIGGGKSIDVAKFTAFNLNRKFVSIPTAPSHDGITSPFAAIKGLGKPVSMKSKEPVAIIADIDILSSAPKRLINSGIGDTLGKIVAVRDWKLAAKLRGEYYGDYTASLALLSARHAMNTTRIINRDLTYGVRLLVEALISSGVAMAMAGSTRPASGSEHLFAHAVEMLYPEGPLHGELVGVGTIIMAYIHGINWREIKKALKRIGAPTNAKQLGVPDEIIIKALTIAHTIRPERYTILGDRGLTRASAEKVAKETGVIP; encoded by the coding sequence ATGGAAATTAACACTCACGTGATAGACTTACCAGAACGCATCTACATTGGTAATGGAATAATTTCAAAGGTTCCAGAATATTTTGATCAAATTTGCCTTAAAGAACCTTACCTTATAGTAACTGGAAAACACGTAAGAAAGATAATAGTAGATAAAATTACAAAAGAATTTAAAGATTATGATATTATTGAAGTAGAAGATGCTAATTTAGATGAGGCAAATAAAGTTGAGGAATTAGCTAAAAAATTGAAATCAAACGTAATTATAGGAATAGGAGGAGGCAAATCAATCGACGTAGCAAAATTTACAGCATTTAACTTAAATAGAAAATTTGTAAGCATACCAACTGCGCCATCTCATGACGGAATAACATCACCTTTTGCAGCTATTAAAGGCTTAGGAAAACCAGTATCAATGAAATCAAAAGAGCCAGTAGCTATAATTGCTGATATAGATATACTTAGTTCCGCTCCTAAAAGATTAATAAATTCTGGAATCGGAGACACATTAGGCAAAATAGTAGCAGTTAGAGACTGGAAACTTGCAGCTAAACTTAGAGGAGAATACTATGGAGACTATACAGCATCTTTAGCATTACTCTCAGCTAGACATGCAATGAATACCACCAGAATAATAAATAGGGATCTTACTTATGGGGTTAGATTATTAGTAGAAGCACTAATCAGCAGTGGAGTCGCTATGGCTATGGCAGGAAGTACTAGACCAGCTAGCGGATCTGAGCATCTTTTTGCTCATGCAGTAGAAATGCTATATCCAGAAGGGCCATTACATGGTGAATTAGTTGGAGTAGGAACTATAATAATGGCTTACATTCATGGCATAAACTGGAGAGAAATAAAAAAGGCATTAAAAAGAATAGGAGCTCCAACTAATGCAAAACAATTAGGAGTACCTGATGAGATTATAATAAAAGCATTAACTATTGCCCATACTATAAGACCAGAAAGATACACAATACTAGGAGATAGAGGTCTAACTAGAGCTTCTGCAGAAAAAGTAGCTAAAGAAACTGGAGTTATCCCTTAA
- a CDS encoding putative integrase codes for MNEKKTRYKYGDIILRERKGRYYVYKLETINGEIKEHYVGPLIDIVETYEKLKLGVWGLTPHSGPAGI; via the coding sequence ATGAACGAGAAAAAGACGAGATATAAGTATGGCGACATAATTTTACGTGAAAGAAAAGGTCGGTATTATGTCTATAAATTGGAAACGATAAACGGTGAGATAAAGGAACATTACGTCGGTCCCTTAATTGACATAGTTGAAACTTACGAAAAATTGAAATTGGGGGTGTGGGGGCTGACCCCCCACAGTGGGCCCGCTGGGATTTGA
- a CDS encoding beta-CASP ribonuclease aCPSF1: MSSRIEILTAIYNGIPKDAQITRIEFEGPEIAVYVKNPNFIINGVDIIKKIAREIKKRIVIKADKSVRKDEKETIEVIKQIVPAEAEIADIKFDEDLGEVLIKAKKPGLVIGKGGAIQQKIFLETFWKPEIIREPPLKSKTIERVVTQIYNETAYRSKILKTFGERIHRDLIFKNRYVRITALGAFQEIGRSAILVETPESRILLDVGVNPSVNFGERMYPKLDIDQLRLEDLDAVVITHAHLDHCGMVPYLFKYGYEGPVYATPPTRDIMALMQLDLLDVAEKDGRPLPYSAKEVRKELLHTITLDYGEVTDIAPDVRLTFYNAGHILGSAMAHLHIGEGLHNVVYTGDFKFAKTKLLDRAVNEFPKVDTLIMETTYATKEQTNREESEKLLIDTVNETINRGGKVLIPVLAVGRAQEMMLIINEAIKNKLIPEVPVYISGLLDEVTAIHTAYPEWLSREVRDSILYKDENPFISDAFKRIEGYNEDIVQDGPSIILATSGMLNGGPAVEFFKNMAPDEKNTIIFVSYQAEGTLGRKVRDGAKEVQIINRDGRIENIQINMKSVPIDGFSGHSDRRQLLRFLQTMSPKPKNIILDHGEASAISIFKKYISSPKEKERLGIKEATIYDPDILDSIRVV, from the coding sequence GTGTCAAGTAGAATAGAAATACTAACTGCAATATATAATGGAATACCAAAAGATGCACAAATAACAAGAATAGAATTTGAAGGACCTGAAATAGCAGTCTATGTTAAGAATCCAAATTTTATAATTAATGGTGTAGATATTATCAAAAAGATTGCTAGAGAAATTAAAAAGAGAATAGTAATAAAGGCAGATAAAAGTGTTAGAAAGGATGAGAAAGAAACTATAGAAGTGATAAAGCAAATAGTTCCAGCAGAGGCTGAAATTGCTGATATTAAGTTTGACGAAGATTTAGGCGAAGTTCTTATAAAGGCTAAGAAGCCTGGCCTTGTTATTGGAAAAGGAGGCGCTATTCAACAAAAAATATTTTTAGAGACTTTTTGGAAGCCAGAAATAATAAGAGAACCACCATTAAAATCAAAAACTATTGAAAGAGTAGTAACTCAAATATATAATGAAACAGCATATAGGTCTAAGATTCTTAAAACATTTGGAGAAAGAATTCATAGAGACTTAATTTTCAAAAACAGATATGTAAGGATAACTGCATTAGGTGCATTTCAAGAAATAGGAAGATCGGCTATTCTAGTAGAAACTCCAGAAAGTAGAATACTTTTAGATGTGGGAGTAAATCCAAGCGTTAATTTCGGAGAGAGAATGTATCCTAAATTAGATATAGATCAATTAAGGTTAGAGGATTTAGATGCAGTAGTAATTACTCATGCTCATTTAGATCACTGTGGAATGGTTCCATATTTATTTAAATATGGCTATGAAGGTCCAGTCTATGCCACTCCGCCTACTAGAGATATAATGGCATTGATGCAATTAGATTTACTAGATGTAGCAGAAAAAGATGGAAGACCTTTACCTTATTCTGCCAAAGAAGTTAGGAAAGAGCTATTACACACTATAACTTTAGACTATGGAGAAGTTACAGATATAGCTCCAGATGTAAGGCTCACTTTCTATAATGCTGGGCATATTCTAGGTTCTGCGATGGCTCATCTTCATATAGGAGAAGGACTACATAATGTTGTCTATACTGGTGATTTTAAATTTGCAAAGACAAAATTGCTTGATAGAGCTGTTAACGAATTTCCTAAAGTTGATACTTTAATAATGGAAACAACATATGCTACTAAAGAACAAACTAATAGAGAAGAATCAGAAAAATTGTTGATTGATACTGTAAATGAAACAATAAATAGAGGAGGTAAGGTTTTGATACCAGTTTTAGCTGTAGGAAGAGCTCAAGAAATGATGTTAATAATCAATGAGGCAATAAAAAATAAACTAATACCCGAAGTTCCGGTATATATTAGTGGTTTATTAGATGAAGTAACAGCTATTCATACTGCATATCCAGAATGGCTTAGTAGAGAAGTTAGAGATTCAATATTATACAAAGACGAGAATCCATTTATCTCAGATGCGTTCAAAAGAATAGAAGGATATAATGAAGATATAGTTCAAGATGGACCATCTATAATCTTGGCAACGTCTGGTATGTTAAATGGAGGTCCTGCAGTAGAGTTCTTCAAAAATATGGCACCAGACGAGAAGAATACTATAATATTTGTAAGTTATCAAGCTGAGGGAACATTGGGCAGAAAAGTTAGGGATGGAGCTAAGGAAGTTCAGATAATTAATAGAGATGGAAGAATAGAGAATATTCAAATTAATATGAAGTCAGTTCCAATTGATGGATTTTCAGGGCATTCTGATAGGAGGCAATTATTAAGATTCTTGCAAACTATGTCTCCAAAACCTAAAAATATAATTCTAGATCATGGTGAGGCAAGTGCAATTAGTATCTTTAAGAAGTATATAAGTAGTCCCAAAGAGAAGGAAAGATTAGGTATAAAAGAGGCTACCATATATGATCCAGATATCTTAGATAGTATCAGAGTAGTTTAA